From Streptomyces sp. SCSIO 75703:
GGTCACGGTCAGCGCCCACTGCGACCTGCCCTGCGGCGTGTACGACCCGGCCCAGGCCCGCATCGAGGCGGAGTCGGTCAAGGCCGTCCAGGAGAAGATGGCCGGAAACGACGACCCGCACTTCCAGATGCGCGCCACGGACATCAAGGAGCAGCGCGCCGAGCTGGCCAAGCACCACGTCTCGGTGCTGTGGAGCGACTACTTCAAGCCCCCGCACTTCGAGAAGTACCCGGAGCTGCACCAGCTGGTCAACGACACCCTGAAGGCCCTCTCGGCCGCCAAGGGCTCGACCGACCCGGCCACCGGCCAGAAGGCGCTGGACTACATCGCCCAGATCGACAAGATCTTCTGGGAGACGAAGAAGGCCTGATCTTGCCCCAGGCCCTTTGACCGGCGGTCCACCCGACCTCCCCGGTCTCCCACCCGCACCCGGCCCCACCCGCCCCACACGGCGGCCAGGGGCCGGGTGCGGTCCTGTTCTCCCGACCACACGTGCGCACGGCTCCGCGGCGCGACGCCGCCGAACACGCGCCCGAGAACCAACCGCACCCGCTCCTGACACCCGCGCCGCCCTCGACGCACGCAGGGGCGTAGAAGCGCCGCAGGCCATGGGTCACGACGTACGGCAACCCGACGGCCTTCGACCTTCCCCCTCGACGGCCCCCTTCCCGGCCGCCTGAACCACCTCGCGAGCCCCGCCCCACTCGGTCCACCACCGCCGGTACCCGAGCGGCAACCCCGCCTCCCTCGTGAACCCCCACTGCTTGGACGGGCATACGGCAAGACGCGCGAGAAGCACACCACCGACAACCTCACCGACCCGAACCACACGCGGGGACGTCGCAGCCCTCGGCAGGCCGTCCTGGCCACCTCCCTCGCCCACTCAGAGACCGCCGGCCGCAACCCGCGACGCCTCGATCGCCGGCGACGTGGTACGCCGGGCTGCCGGCCGTGTTGTGCGGTGGTCGAGCCAGTCCTCTGTGACGTCCCAGGCAGCCAGACGTTCCCGGGCGATCCACCGGTAGTACGAGTCCGCGCTCACGGCAGGGACCTCGCGAACGGCGGGCGCGTACCGGGGTACGGACCGAGGCGAGGGCGGGGTCGGTCAGGAGCAGGGCGGTGGCCGCGCGCCCGGCCTCCTTGTATCTGAGCGCTCCACCTCGTGGCCTAGGTCAGGCGCTCGGGCTGTAGACCGAGATGCGGGTCGGGCCGAATGGCAGCGGGCGGGAATCCCTGAAGGACTCCATCGCCGGGGAGAGACGACGGCTGCTCTCCGGGCACTGGACTGCCCCAGAGATGTTCTCACCGGCGGCAGATGAGGAGGCCGCCAAGGCAGGTGATCTCGTACGCCCCGTGCCGGTCGATGTGGTCCGCCACCAGCGTGCGGGCGCGGTCGATCGTCGCGTCGAAGGGCACCTCGTGCTGGTCCGCCCAGGCACGGTACGAAGCCATGTGGGCAATGACAGGCTCGGGGTCGTGGACAGTGATGGTTCCCGGCAGTTCGACAACTTCCACGCGCCCGAACTCCGCGCCCAGGAACGCCGGTGCCTTCTCCAGGGAGAAGCGAGCACTGAGCGTGAGGCGAGCAGGGCCCCGGTCCATACCGAGGATGTCGCGGGCGGCCCGCTGCCAGAGGTCGTCGAGTTCGGCCTTGTCCCGGCCACTGTTGGTGGAGGCGACCACCAGTCCGTCACGGGCGACGACACGGGCCAGCTCCCTGACCGCCTGGGGAATGTCAGGCACGTGGTACAGCATGTGCAGCGCGAGAGCGGCGTCGACGCTGCCCGTCGCCAGCGGAAGCCTCATGGCGTCCGCCACGGCGACCGGGCCGGGGACGCCGGCGAGGATGCCGGGCGCGAGGTCGAGGCCGAGCAGGGACAGGTCCGGGCGGTCCTGTCGGAGCCGCTGGAGGAACGTGCCGTTGCCGCAGCCGATGTCGACGACCCGCCCACGTACGCCGCCCAACCGCTCGGCCACGAGGCCAGGGAGGTCGTACCGGGGCGTCTGCCACTGGTAGAGCGACTGCCGGGCGGCCAGGTCCCGGTCTCCGTTGTAGGCACTGCCCACCAGACGGGCCCGGTCGGTGGCGGCGGCGTCGTGGGCGGCGGACAGGTCGGTCACGTCGGCAACTCCGGAGGGTGGGCGGGCAGGGACGCACGGACGACCGTGTACTGGAGTCGGTCACGCAGGTGCACCGCCTGCGCGGCTCCACGGTAATGCGTCCCTCCCGACTCACCGCCCCAGAACGGTGAGTCGGCGCACGATACCGGCCCGTATGCGCTCCGGAGAGGACCGGGGAACGAAGCCGAGCGTCTGCTCCGCGCGGTCCGGGTCCCCCCAGGAGAAGGTGCCCGCCGGCGAGATCGAGGGGTGCGGCGAACAGGTCCCCGACCGACTGGTCGTCGCCGTCCGCGCTGCGATAGAGGCGGATCGCCGCCTCCGCGCTGACGATGGCCCCGTGGTCATGCCCCTGCCCGCGGACCGCCAAGCGGGTGGTTCCGGCGTACGCGAACTGCTTGGCCGCGGGGAAGTCGACGGCTCCCGGTGCCTCCTCCCCACCCGAGATCGCTTCGCGCGATCGTTCGGCATCCGACAAGGCAGCGGGCGCACCTGTTGTCTCGCCGGCTGTCGGCGGCGCCCGTCGCCTCCGGGCTCGCCCACCGCGCGCCGATGCTGCCACGCGCCCGGTGCCGCCGGTCGGCTCGCGTCGGCCGGGCCGCCTGCTCGTACCGTCCCGCCACCAGGCGGGCCCGGTCGGTGGCGGCGGCGTCGGGCGCGCCGGACAGGCCGGTCACGGCGTCGGCCCGTCCGGCGGGGGCGCGGTGGCCGACGGTTCGCGCCACATCGGCCACATGCGGGGCCCGTCGGGCAGGTCGAGCGGTCTGCCGGTGAGGGTGAAGCCGAGGCGTTCGTACAGGCCGCGGCTTCGGGGGTTGCTCGCCTCCAGGTAGGCCGGGAGTGCCTCGCGGTCGCAGTCGTCGAGGGCGGCGGCCATCAACGCCGTGCCCAGGCCCTCGCCCTGGCGGCCGGGGGCCACGCCGATCATCCACAGGTAGGCGTGGGCACGGCCGGCGGGGTGGATGCCCTCGGTGAGCCGGACGATCCGCTCGACGCGCGCGTTGTCCGGGTCTACGTACTCGCGGACCCGGCGAGCGTCGTCGGGTGCGTCGGCCGGGCCCGCGCATGGGCCTGGGGTCGGCGCGTAGTCCGGGCCCGCGCCGGTGCACCGGCCGGGATCGGCGCCTCCGTCGGCCTGCCGGCCGGGGTCGGCGGCTGGGCCAGTGCGTCGTCCGGGGCCGGTTGGACCGGGGCCGAGAGCCAGAGCGCGCAGGCCGCGCCGTCCTCGGTGAGGTCGATCCGGCCCTCGGCGAGCACGGCGTCGGTGAAGGCGGCCATGAGGCGGTGGTGGGTACGGCGGCGGTACCCGGCGTCCGGGAAGACCCACCTGCTCACCGGATCGTCCTGGAACGCCTCGTCCAGCAGCCGGACGATCCGCTCCCGGTCGCCCTCCCCCGCCCTGCGGATCGCCACACCCGTCTCCTGCCCGCCCTTCCGCGTCCTGGTTCCCGCGTGTCCGCCTCGGCGGCCCGCCGTGCCGGTTCGCCGCTGTGTGCTTCCTCACCCAACTGCTCGTTTACACAAGGAAGTTGCAGCCTTGCGGGTCAGGAAGGAGGACGGGCCCCGCACACCGTGGGGAAGTGCGGGGCCCGCCGGGCCGGAGCCCGCGACACGGTCCGTACGTCGGTCAGGTCCGTACGGCCCGGCGCGGGCTCCGGGGTCCTGCGGGGCGGGGCGGTCTCAGGTGCTGCGCCGGGTCACGTACTCGGCGAGGGCCAGCAGCCCCTCCGCCGCGTCCGGGGCGGGCACGGCGCGGGCCAGTTCCTGCACGGCCCGCGCCATCCGGTCGGCCGCCTGGGCCTGCGCCCAGTCCCGGCCGCCTGCCCGCTCCACGGTCAGGGCGGTGTGCTCCAGGTCCTCCCCGCCCTCCTCGTAGGGCACCGCGTACAGCGTGCCGAGGGCGGCGCCCTCCGGGGTGCCGGAGGCCAGC
This genomic window contains:
- the sodN gene encoding superoxide dismutase, Ni, giving the protein MLSRLFAPKVTVSAHCDLPCGVYDPAQARIEAESVKAVQEKMAGNDDPHFQMRATDIKEQRAELAKHHVSVLWSDYFKPPHFEKYPELHQLVNDTLKALSAAKGSTDPATGQKALDYIAQIDKIFWETKKA
- a CDS encoding class I SAM-dependent methyltransferase, translating into MTDLSAAHDAAATDRARLVGSAYNGDRDLAARQSLYQWQTPRYDLPGLVAERLGGVRGRVVDIGCGNGTFLQRLRQDRPDLSLLGLDLAPGILAGVPGPVAVADAMRLPLATGSVDAALALHMLYHVPDIPQAVRELARVVARDGLVVASTNSGRDKAELDDLWQRAARDILGMDRGPARLTLSARFSLEKAPAFLGAEFGRVEVVELPGTITVHDPEPVIAHMASYRAWADQHEVPFDATIDRARTLVADHIDRHGAYEITCLGGLLICRR